ATTCAGAAGATTATTAAAAATCCTAGGTACCTTCTTCATCACCATATCCTACAATCAGCAGAAGAAGTTTGAGGAACTCCTCCTTTCCACTCCCCACTACCATAACTTACACTTGAAAGGGCATTGCTGCACGAGACAGTCCTCCTCGATGGCGAATCCACTGGGTACATCGACTGGAAGATGGATGAGAACGCCAAGTCCCCGTGGTCTACCGAGTCCCTTGTGCTCTCCGTTGTGAACGATGAGTCGTCGGAGCTCGTGAACACGGACCAGTCGCTCGACGTAGCATCCGAGAACTCCATGTAGTTACTCAGACTCGACGCCCTGCTTCTGATTTCTCTTATCAGCACCCCATTTGCCTCCCTTCCAACGAGGTTGTTTGGTTGGCCCTTCGACAGGCCATTGCAAGCCGCCTGATGCTGGCTGGACTTGCCACTTCTAGCAGGGCGCGGATTCGATCTGCAGAAAAATGTGGTATCGTATCTGTTTCTTTATCACAATCTCAGAAATCATCGTTCTTTTCAATGCTTACCTCATGTAGAACAGAATATATGCTCCTTCAGACATGACATGACTCAGTTCGACTGGTTGAACCTACGTATAGAGAGACAACAATTGTGACAAAGGGTGGTGAAGACGAACAGATGTTGAGTGAATGAGGGTTGATTTCTACCTCAGTGTCGTCAACCCTGAACCAGTTACCCTGCAGATCTTTCACGTACGAGATGTAGTGACCAGAGAACGATGCGTTGGATGTGTCCAGGTGGACAACGACAGCATAGAGCATGTAGAGTGGGGGAATGTCATCCGTGCCGGTCATGAATGGAATCATATCCAGCATTTCAGGAAAAGTTATGCACTTATTTATCTTGCCATAGTTCCCTTcctatattttttgaaaaaatcaagTTTAGAACAACATACAACGAATAAATTTAGTGCATGCACACCAGCACAATGGTCATAAACAATACCTGAAATCTCTTCAATACTATAGTGAGGATATTTGGAGCCTCTTTTATGTGTAGTTGCTTCTGAGCGTGAACGTACGTAGCACAccttttattcaattataggAACAATAACACGTAAGATGcatcattataaaatttgtatattcAAAAAATGTGATGATGAAATAAGTATACCTTGCACATCTATACATATTGTCCCCATCAAGATCTTCTGAGCTGGTATACTGCGTTAGTGCATCCTCCAACGACTTGACCCAACCAAATATCTCCAGCGTAAGATCCATCATATTCTCGTACCTCTCAGATTCATGTTGACATCTCAAACATTTTACCTATTTTGTAAGGGATGCTAAGTTATCGAACGGGAAAGGGGCATCTAGAGAAATAAATTTCTGGTAGTATGTAAGCGAGACCAAGCACCTTTGATCTGAGACTTCCACCAAATGTATGTTGTATGAAAGTTGTATCCTGCAGCCTGGGATCAACAGCCTTTTCCCCACCAAAACCCTCGAGACATATTGTTTGCATCGAGGCCACGAGAAACCTGAGTATGCACAGCATTGACAAGTTGGCTTTAAAGGAAATGCACAAGTTTTTCTTTCACAGCGAAAGTTGTTTAACTGAAATACCTATAGCAGTTAGGATATACGAGAATTTTAGTTAAATGATAAAAGACCTTAAAAATTCATGAGCGTCTTCCTGACTTCCATCACCAATCTGGGCATTAAGACTTCTAATATACATAAGAATATTTACGGGCGATAGAGGACCCCCATTTTGTCTCAGCATCATTACGAGCCGCTCAAGCTCACAGGTGAGACACCAATCTTTGGCACATCCTGACATGCGGAAAGGACATCAACAGATTATTACGAAAGAGTCTCATTTAGCAACTTCATGATACAGAAAATACATACCTGCTCTGGAATGTGTTTGATGAAGAAGGTAAATGATAAGTGGCTTTGTGAATGTTAGACACTGCAATACAGCATTCGCATAACAGCTGCAGAAGAATAAAGATGACCATCAGTTTGTAGCACTCGCTTTCACATATTAGTATTTTCCAAGTGTTCATTTTGTAGGAGAGCGCAAAACATATATTTTACCTATTCCCACAATTTAGAAGCCCTCTAGGACTCACGTTGAACGTTTCATACTGAAAGCACTTCACAAATTCTTCATAGGGGAAAATCATCTGGAAATTAAGAGAATCCCGacatgaaaaaattgattgtCAACGTCTATATATGATACATCTTTCATTAATAAAGGCAGCTGGGATCAAACAGAATCGATCCCATATCGAACCTTAGTGAACAGTTGCCTTATAATTCTAGCAAAAAACTTTTATGTGAACTCACGttaacttttcttttcttaattgTGCTATCTTCTAATTGTTGATGATTGTCAACTTTTGCTGACTTCTTCATACCCTTTGTCCTCGTCAAGTCCATGTTTGCTACTCGGTTACTTTCCTGCAAGGGGAAGTTGTCCTTTGTAGTGGTAGCTCCTGCGTCAAAAACACCATGGTAAAGGGAAGAGCAAATGGTGCCTGTGACGAGAATAGTATATCAACCTACCTGACTCCCTTGCAGTTTGAGTTTTTGGTTCTGCATCTGAAGACAGTTGTTCTTTCGATACAGtcattcttgatttttgataTTTAAGCTGCTCGATTCCGTTAGAATGTGAAACTACTTTAGATTTGCAACTCCTTTTCATTGTAGTCCTTTCAGAAGAGCAATTCAAGCCTTTGGTCTCATCAGTGCAGGGGATCTTTCTCTGAGATGGGTATTTATCTTGTCTCAAGGTCATTTGAGCTTGAGTCTCATGAGTCTTTGTGCCACTAATTGCCACGGTTGACGAGTTCACTATCCCACCATCTAATGCATTTCCACATTCTATTTCTACCCTATCAGCTCCATCCTTGGGTGCACGAGGACTGTTAGCATGACATTCTGAGAGGGAAAAGTTACCTTCTCTCAGCTGCAACAAACAGTAATCGAACTTTTCAGATAATAAGTGTTCCAACATATTGCATCTGATTTCCAGTCTATATGTACACAAagatatacacacacacaagtATCAGAAAAGACGGAGTAAAGCTTCTTACATAAGGATCTTCTGATGGCTGAGAAAAAATAGGGAGAGTGAAACTACTGCCACAGACTTCACCGCCGCCTACTGTTTTCGAGGAGTCTATCTGGCCAGTAAGAAATGCGCCAATTACTTCAGATCGTTGATTAATGATAGATTTCTCAGATACACTTAGTCCCATGCCTGACGTAGTTGGAGGAGCCAGTGCAGTTAGAGGATGCAACACAAAGTCCTTTGAAGAGGCACCATTAATGCTAGGAAGCGGGACTTTGTATTGGGAGGCACATTGTTCGGTAGTTTCACCACACAACACCCTCGCACGAGATACTTCCTCCGCACCACACTTAAGGGATGATCTAAGACAGTCTTTTCCCAATTGCTGGCACTCAAGCTTGTGAACATTCCTCCAATGATCGATCTGACACCTTCCGGAACTGCAGAGACATTTGAGTTAGTAACGGCATAGTGATAATCCAGCTGACTATTGatgtaaaatagaaaagtgtcCCTGAGTCTCCCGGAagcttttgaatttttttgatgaataaGTTAATATTATAAGCaaaattgttgaaaacttCTAGTAGTATTCATGAATTCATGTTGCAGTCAAGAAATTGCATACCAATACCAAACAGACTTGCATTGTGAGCAACGGGTCCCAGCTGGGCCGAAGCATCTTGCACATTGATGAATCACACTGTTTGGCATATGTACTGCAGGCATAATACTACCAACAGCCATATGGTCGACTTGCAGAGCTTCCTCAGCTGCTCCACTAGCAATCAAACTTATCATCTCCTTTCTTCTGGATGTCTCACTACATTTTCCTAGTATGAAATAGGTAAGCAGGGGAAGGAGAACAAAGACGAGAAACAAAGCCGGTATATCAGTTTCCCTTGGCTCAAGCATGTCCTATCAATCATACTCATGTCCAGTGTAACTGCAACAAATGGTGTTCTTCAAACAACGAAATTCCTTAGCTACAACTCAGTCCCTTTAAAGATCAGGTTGATTACCCACGATATGTAGCACGAATAACCATCTGTTAAGCTTCAATGTAGGAACTCcttcaaaaaaaaaggttaacTCATGAATGAATAACGAAACAggaaaaaaatccaaaacataAGCTAAACAAACTGCATCTTAGATTTGCAATTTTGAAAGCAAGattctttattttcattatgtAGACGACCAATCAACATGGTCAAAAAATTCACTCCATCATAATACATAAAAGAtgtaaaatgaataaaattacacGTAAGCAAAAATGTTGCATAATAGCACTAAAAACCAAGTGTTTAGATAAAAAGTTTTCTCAGAGGATTCATCGTAATCATTCAGAAACATGGAAAGGTAGCACATTCCTAAGTAATGATGTGTCACGAAGCCATTCCGTTGCAAGACAAAGCAGCAGTTTATATGTACTTATTGCATACAATACATTGTTTCCCCATCATGGTATTAAAAAGCTCGAGCCGCAAAGATAAGGTTACGTCCCAAAAGGAACCATCATTATCCAATAAATTTACGATTCAGAAACTAGTGTTGCCACCATGTATAGAGAAAAACAAGACATGCATCATCATTTATGGACCTCTGTGGATCTTGAAAGACAGAATGCATCAAATAAATCCTTCTAGAGGTACGACAAGGGGTGCGACGAGATTCCCCAGATTATCGAAGcagataaagaaaaatcacacaaaaatgattaatatgACAACTAGATATCTGCCTCCAAAGCATGCCTTACACGTGTCTCTCCAGATGCACACGTAGATAAAGTTACTATTTTAGTTCATTCGTAGGAACACATAATGGGTAGAAGTAACTCATTTCCACTGCATTTGTTGATACTTTTGTTTTGGCTTTTGGAGTATTTCATACCATATTCATCTAATActcattttgttataaatagaAAGATCAGTGTACAGAAAACATGAAGAGTTCATGAAGATTTTTAGCATTTTTGCCTAGGCTTCAAAAGTAAGTGAGGACGGAAGACGTATCTCCATATGGCTAGAACGAACAAACAACAGTGTAGCCTTTTCTAATTTCTACAACAGTAACTTGTTCGAAAAATGTTATTAAGAAAAGCGTGTGATAAGATATTACTTCAGGCTCATTTTGGTAAGTGGATCGATCATCTAATGCATCTTCCTTAGCTgcacacattttattttaccagAGCCAATACTTCATTAATGACTTAAGAAAGTTTGTacttctattaaaataaattctatattCCAATGACAAAATGTCGATGATTCAAACATAAGAGGTTGGTCAAGAAATAAGTTCAGGGTCACATTTGACTGTAGAAAAGCAAATAACAGCTAGAGtttgcaaaacaaaaaaagaagcaatTATAATCTGCCATAGAAATCTAAATGAGAAGACAAGAGTTTCAGgtgaacaaaaaataaaaacaaaaaaacgaAGTTGCATAACAAAACAATTATTCCAGTGTGAACAACCATGTAAGaggaaataaacaaacaataGAAACTCATCAACTTCAAAATGCTAAACTGAATTACCACATTAAACCTTAAACAGAGAATTCAGAGATATTCTCTTTCATGGGAAGCTCCTAGCAACGAATTAAACCCAAGAAATGTATTTCCTCTTAAaggttcaatttttttcccacaTAACGCCATTAAAGTTTCAATCTTGGGGCAGATTTcatgaaaacaaagaaaacccacATTACAATAGAATTCAATTTAAAGATTTAGTCACATAAAATGTAAATGCAGGCACATAAATGTAAGAATGAATACAGAAAAGAAAGTTAACCTAGCTTTGGAAAAATGAGAGGTGAAGAAACGATACCATTTCTTCGGTTCTCAATTTGtaggaaaagaataaaatatcagaGTTAAATGAGTCTTTCTTTCATAGCAGCAAACCAGTTTCTCACTTGAGCCTTGTTCAGTTGTTCTTtctttgttaaatttttaaggCAGGGAAATGATTCCATGTGCATCCTCACAGTGCACCCGAGCCCTTTCATGGGCTCGAAAGTTGCGAAGGTGGGTCCAGCTTCGGTACTCACGAAATCGCATAAATACCTTTTTACAATTGcagaaaaataacattaattcCTCAATAGTCAATACTCtacttttgtttaattataatactcctccgtcccccaaattttgtcaccatttgatccgatacgagttttaaaaaagagtgaactataaaaatggtgtctggactatgggtttatctcgcccatagtccctagactttaaaaatatcgtcagtAGTTCCTGGACTAAggatttatctcgaaattggtccttttggcttttttccctttgatattattttggggggtttcGGCAACTtagtctttttacacttttaacattttaaatctgatattattttagttatgtactaactttgatattatttcaaatttatcatccttcactttgtttctttatttcaatattagatttaattttacaaaattttaaattttaatttttaaatatcaataaatttttttaattataaaaattattaaatagcaaaaattaatagttataatcaatatttgatagtgtatagtactatgtaatcaataaggtatgacaacgccttagttttaatcaatttaatactccatctgtctcacgttacttgagtcatttcttttttgcactcgttttggaaaaataataataaatagttaaaatggagagaaaaaaagtaagagagagaataatgtagagaagagtattaactatattaatttttttttactttattttctcttcactttaattatttattattattttttcaaaatgagtgcaaaaaaaaagtgactcaagtaacgtgggacggagggagtagctttaatcataaatagattatataacacaatttattctgaaataaatatgcatctaatgtaagactaatataattttcgtttattaatttgaaaacaatcaaaatttactagaaaatttcaacaaaaatactcctatataaaattttaagtaggatcaaaattttagtcaactcatatttaatcacaagcaattataacaaccgaacgaggctaaatagaataactgttacttttccatcatgattaatattatttttctgtacttcttcaattcaattgaatattatattaaataacaaaaattaatagttttaatcaatatttatagtgtccataaattaatagttttcattaaaaaaatttattgatatttaaaaatctaaatattaaatttaattttataaaattaaatctaatattgaaataaaaaaaaaacaaattcagtgaaggataacaaaatggaagaagaatgataaatttgaaataatatcaaagttagtacataactaaaataatatcagatttaaaatgttaaaagtgtaaaaagaccaaattgcccaaacctcccaaaataatatcaaagggtattttcgtaccaaaaaaagccaaaaggaccaatttcgagataaacccttagtccagggattactgacgatatttttaaagtccagggactacgggcgagataaacccatagtccagggaccatttttgtagttcactctttaaaaaatataatagaaagtgggttgaaaaagttagtggcatgtggatcctacttttatatattagttttaaaataaaatatgagtgagaatgggttagtggaatgtagctactaaaaatggtaaaattgaaaggtgacaaatttttagggacaaacgtaaaaagaaatactccctccgtcccaaggaagatgacccctttcttggatggcacgggattttatgcagttatattttgtgtggtaagaggagagagtaaagtaagagagagaataaagtagagataaaaatgtttccattttaagtaatgggtcatcttgattgggacaaactaaaaaggaaagtgggtcatcttcaatgggacggagggagtagatgacaaattttcagggaacggatggagtattacaTTTATAATCATATGTTATTTTAAGTAATATTACCCatcactttttctcattttcgtatacattctcctttttttttctcatttattctaCCATATTGTTAATGAAGACAGTAGTAAATTTACTTACCAACTAGATATGGAAAGATAAATATCTTTGGACTTGTTTACTCAAATTTATCCATAGACTTTAAATCCAGCCTTTATATCAATTAGGACTTCATTTTTCAGTTATCAGATAACAATAGTTTCAATTTCATGATTAAAATCTCAGATCATTATGCATgcaaaatgaatttaaaaaattttatgcctaaaattcataaattatactactacttccGTCTACTAAAAATAGACATAGTTGTGTTAGACGtgagttttaatgtgcaattggtaaagtaagagagagtggaaaaaataagatagaaatattgttagtggattgtgggatccatattattaatataataaatgtttaaaactttccatatttgaaaattgatctaattttggtggacggccAAAATAgtaacttatttattttttgtgca
The genomic region above belongs to Salvia hispanica cultivar TCC Black 2014 chromosome 3, UniMelb_Shisp_WGS_1.0, whole genome shotgun sequence and contains:
- the LOC125210639 gene encoding ubiquitin carboxyl-terminal hydrolase 15-like — encoded protein: MLEPRETDIPALFLVFVLLPLLTYFILGKCSETSRRKEMISLIASGAAEEALQVDHMAVGSIMPAVHMPNSVIHQCARCFGPAGTRCSQCKSVWYCSGRCQIDHWRNVHKLECQQLGKDCLRSSLKCGAEEVSRARVLCGETTEQCASQYKVPLPSINGASSKDFVLHPLTALAPPTTSGMGLSVSEKSIINQRSEVIGAFLTGQIDSSKTVGGGEVCGSSFTLPIFSQPSEDPYLREGNFSLSECHANSPRAPKDGADRVEIECGNALDGGIVNSSTVAISGTKTHETQAQMTLRQDKYPSQRKIPCTDETKGLNCSSERTTMKRSCKSKVVSHSNGIEQLKYQKSRMTVSKEQLSSDAEPKTQTARESGATTTKDNFPLQESNRVANMDLTRTKGMKKSAKVDNHQQLEDSTIKKRKVNMIFPYEEFVKCFQYETFNVSPRGLLNCGNSCYANAVLQCLTFTKPLIIYLLHQTHSRAGCAKDWCLTCELERLVMMLRQNGGPLSPVNILMYIRSLNAQIGDGSQEDAHEFLRFLVASMQTICLEGFGGEKAVDPRLQDTTFIQHTFGGSLRSKVKCLRCQHESERYENMMDLTLEIFGWVKSLEDALTQYTSSEDLDGDNMYRCARCATYVHAQKQLHIKEAPNILTIVLKRFQEGNYGKINKCITFPEMLDMIPFMTGTDDIPPLYMLYAVVVHLDTSNASFSGHYISYVKDLQGNWFRVDDTEVQPVELSHVMSEGAYILFYMRSNPRPARSGKSSQHQAACNGLSKGQPNNLVGREANGVLIREIRSRASSLSNYMEFSDATSSDWSVFTSSDDSSFTTESTRDSVDHGDLAFSSIFQSMYPVDSPSRRTVSCSNALSSVSYGSGEWKGGVPQTSSADCRIW